The following are from one region of the Actinomyces sp. oral taxon 897 genome:
- the sucB gene encoding 2-oxoglutarate dehydrogenase, E2 component, dihydrolipoamide succinyltransferase yields MSKSVKMPALGESVTEGTVSSWLKAVGDTVEADEPLLEVATDKVDTEVPSPASGVLLEIRVAEDETVEVGTVLAVIGDPSEAPAAPAPTPTPAPVPAPAPTPTPAPAPTLAPAPAHVVPAVATTPVVAAPSAPARTTEAPAPSASAVASAAYVTPIVRRLAREKGVDLTTVTGTGVGGRIRRQDVEAAAKALEAARRAEEAAKAEREAKAAKAAAGPEPVAPAPAKAARVVPDTTLRGRTEKMSRLRQVIAERMINSLSTSAQLTTVVEVDVTRVAALRARAKDDFLTRNGTRLTFLPFFVAAATEALKAHPKLNATIDGKDVTYHDVEHVGIAVDTPRGLLVPVVRNAGDLNIPGLARRINDLAARTRENKVNPDELSGSTFTITNTGSGGALFDTPIINQPEVAILGLGAIQKQPRVIKDADGGDVIAIRSVCYLSLSYDHRLVDGADAARYLMAVKRRLEEGDFAGELGL; encoded by the coding sequence ATGTCTAAGTCCGTGAAGATGCCCGCCCTGGGCGAGTCCGTCACCGAGGGGACCGTCTCGTCCTGGCTCAAGGCCGTGGGGGACACCGTCGAGGCCGACGAGCCCCTGCTGGAGGTCGCCACCGACAAGGTGGACACGGAGGTCCCCTCCCCCGCCTCCGGGGTCCTGCTGGAGATCCGTGTGGCCGAGGACGAGACCGTCGAGGTCGGCACCGTCCTGGCCGTCATTGGCGACCCCTCCGAGGCCCCGGCCGCCCCAGCGCCCACGCCCACCCCCGCCCCAGTACCGGCGCCAGCACCTACGCCCACGCCGGCACCCGCGCCTACCCTGGCGCCCGCCCCGGCACACGTGGTCCCGGCAGTGGCGACCACCCCCGTGGTCGCCGCGCCCTCGGCCCCGGCCAGGACGACCGAGGCCCCGGCCCCCTCCGCCTCGGCGGTGGCCAGCGCCGCCTACGTCACCCCGATCGTGCGCAGGCTCGCCCGCGAGAAGGGCGTGGACCTGACCACGGTCACCGGTACCGGCGTGGGAGGCCGCATCCGCAGGCAGGACGTCGAGGCCGCCGCGAAGGCCCTTGAGGCGGCCCGCCGGGCCGAGGAGGCCGCAAAGGCCGAGAGGGAGGCGAAGGCCGCGAAGGCCGCTGCCGGCCCTGAGCCCGTCGCGCCGGCGCCCGCCAAGGCGGCCAGGGTCGTGCCGGACACCACGCTGCGCGGCAGGACCGAGAAGATGAGCCGCCTGCGCCAGGTCATCGCCGAGCGCATGATCAACTCCCTGAGCACCTCCGCCCAGCTGACCACCGTGGTCGAGGTGGACGTCACCCGCGTGGCCGCCCTGCGGGCCCGGGCCAAGGACGACTTCCTGACCAGGAACGGCACCAGGCTCACTTTCCTGCCCTTCTTCGTGGCTGCGGCCACCGAGGCCCTCAAGGCCCACCCGAAGCTCAACGCCACCATTGACGGCAAGGACGTCACCTACCACGACGTCGAGCACGTGGGCATTGCGGTGGACACCCCCCGCGGCCTGCTGGTGCCGGTGGTCAGGAACGCCGGGGACCTCAATATCCCCGGCCTGGCCAGGCGCATTAACGACCTGGCGGCCCGCACCCGGGAGAACAAGGTCAACCCCGACGAGCTGTCCGGCTCCACCTTCACCATTACCAACACCGGCTCCGGCGGGGCCCTGTTCGACACCCCGATTATTAACCAGCCCGAGGTGGCCATCCTGGGCCTGGGCGCCATCCAGAAGCAGCCCAGGGTTATCAAGGACGCTGACGGTGGCGACGTCATTGCCATCCGCTCGGTGTGCTA